The Methanofollis sp. UBA420 genome contains a region encoding:
- a CDS encoding mechanosensitive ion channel family protein: protein MAKGDVAIFIALLLTAGLFWAADRLYPDLLLEKLALTVFAVAVIHLLLRLGAERVLTRAVRSEMARYSVRKAVSIISLVLILAVVIRIWVADPQTLLLSYGIIAAGLAIALQDVFKDFVGSLIILVARPFGIGDRVEIDGHAGDVIDIGLLNTVLMEIGGWVSGDQPNGRITSVPNSAIISGAVSNYTRDFTFLWDEVTVPVAYGGDWKEAAETFLAIARDETGEAVHAAGQEIDRIRQEYYLTRRSVEPMAFVALTDNWVGVTVRYIAPVMERRAVKDRISRAILAAAETSESFRVASATLEIGGALAVRSQPISTRMPTGRPGEREDGPGDCRPTGE from the coding sequence ATGGCAAAAGGGGACGTCGCCATATTTATCGCGCTCCTTCTCACCGCAGGGCTTTTCTGGGCGGCCGACAGGCTCTACCCCGACCTGCTCCTGGAAAAGCTCGCGCTCACCGTCTTCGCCGTCGCCGTCATCCACCTCCTCCTCAGGCTCGGCGCCGAGAGGGTCCTGACCAGGGCGGTCAGGTCAGAGATGGCACGCTACTCGGTGAGGAAGGCGGTGTCCATCATCTCCCTCGTCCTGATCCTCGCGGTGGTGATCAGGATCTGGGTCGCGGACCCCCAGACCCTCCTTCTCTCGTACGGGATCATCGCCGCCGGCCTTGCCATCGCTCTCCAGGACGTCTTCAAGGACTTTGTCGGGAGCCTGATCATCCTTGTCGCCCGGCCCTTCGGTATCGGCGACAGGGTCGAGATAGACGGACACGCCGGGGACGTGATCGATATCGGCCTCCTGAACACCGTGCTGATGGAGATCGGCGGGTGGGTCTCGGGCGACCAGCCGAACGGCCGCATCACCTCTGTCCCGAACAGCGCCATCATCTCCGGGGCGGTGAGCAACTATACCCGGGACTTCACCTTCCTCTGGGACGAGGTCACGGTCCCGGTCGCCTATGGGGGCGACTGGAAGGAGGCGGCAGAGACATTTCTCGCCATCGCGCGGGATGAAACGGGGGAGGCGGTCCATGCGGCCGGGCAGGAGATCGACCGGATCAGGCAGGAGTATTATCTCACCAGGCGGAGCGTCGAGCCCATGGCCTTCGTCGCCCTCACCGACAACTGGGTCGGGGTGACGGTGCGGTACATCGCCCCGGTGATGGAGAGGCGGGCCGTGAAGGACAGGATCAGCCGCGCTATCCTCGCGGCGGCAGAGACCTCGGAGAGTTTCAGGGTCGCAAGCGCCACCCTGGAGATCGGCGGGGCCCTTGCGGTCAGGTCACAACCTATATCTACCCGGATGCCGACCGGCAGGCCGGGGGAGAGAGAGGATGGACCTGGCGACTGCCGTCCCACAGGGGAATGA
- the acsB gene encoding acetyl-CoA decarbonylase/synthase complex subunit alpha/beta yields MDLATAVPQGNERLEREMAGLEGEAAYAETAYALPVSYALTGVRVAGAGEAREAYLASGKNPLVAAECVRAFAGGGVEETPYTGFLGDTELRRLGYSLVDGSILGLALLVGTPENADAAAAICRELQETYMLTFLAGGVTDVLTAAGVKVGPGYRLIPLGPGGMAAVHFADVLARVAMMFGGVQAGDAGRLLAYARERAKAFVIAFPGLSEEEVAVLDALRPLGVPILSVSGYEGGEWVPVGAGEAVGRGRDLREIRVKVTAIPIPMACSPAFEGKSIRKEEMHVEFGGGRTPAFELLRMRPVAEVEDGKVTVIGPEADAVAEGAALPLAILVDVAGKRMKKEYEPVLERRIHTFLNYGEGSWHVAQRDLIWVRLSKEAVAKGVRVRHLGTLLAGRFRADFPDLIDAVAVTLITEDAAVLAARTAAEEVYRQRDERIAGMKDGDAALFYSCTLCQTFAPNHVCIITPERPALCGAITWLDAQIAHEIAPAGANQPVEKGEVVDSLTGEFAGVNRFVKKASHGTVERVCLYGMMEYPMTACGCFEAVAAVLPETNGVVIVTREYRGETPLGMTFSTLAGTIGGGAQTPGFLGISRNYILSDRFLRAEGGIARVVWMPAHLKEELGERLRQVLAARGMPDLFERIADERTTTTLEDLVAFLETHGHPALEMDPII; encoded by the coding sequence ATGGACCTGGCGACTGCCGTCCCACAGGGGAATGAACGGCTGGAGAGAGAGATGGCCGGGCTGGAGGGGGAGGCCGCCTATGCGGAGACGGCCTATGCCCTGCCGGTGAGTTATGCCCTGACCGGCGTGCGGGTGGCCGGGGCCGGGGAGGCAAGGGAGGCGTACCTGGCGTCGGGAAAAAATCCGCTCGTGGCCGCGGAGTGCGTCAGGGCTTTTGCCGGCGGCGGGGTGGAGGAGACGCCGTACACCGGTTTCCTCGGCGACACCGAACTGCGGCGTCTCGGGTATTCCCTGGTGGACGGGAGCATCCTCGGCCTCGCCCTCCTTGTCGGCACGCCGGAAAACGCCGACGCCGCCGCGGCGATCTGCCGGGAACTGCAGGAGACGTACATGCTCACCTTCCTTGCCGGCGGGGTGACTGACGTCCTCACGGCGGCGGGCGTGAAGGTGGGGCCGGGGTACCGCCTCATACCCCTCGGGCCGGGCGGGATGGCGGCCGTCCACTTCGCGGACGTCCTCGCACGGGTGGCGATGATGTTCGGCGGAGTGCAGGCAGGCGATGCCGGTCGTCTCCTCGCCTATGCACGGGAGAGGGCGAAGGCCTTTGTCATCGCCTTCCCGGGCCTTTCGGAGGAGGAGGTCGCCGTCCTCGACGCCCTCCGCCCCCTCGGCGTCCCTATCCTCTCTGTCAGCGGTTATGAGGGCGGCGAGTGGGTGCCGGTCGGGGCCGGCGAGGCGGTCGGCCGCGGCAGGGACCTGCGGGAGATCAGGGTGAAGGTGACGGCGATCCCGATCCCGATGGCCTGTTCGCCGGCCTTCGAGGGGAAGAGCATACGCAAAGAGGAGATGCACGTCGAGTTCGGGGGCGGGCGGACCCCCGCCTTCGAACTCCTCCGGATGCGCCCTGTCGCGGAGGTGGAGGACGGGAAGGTGACGGTGATCGGACCGGAGGCCGACGCCGTCGCCGAAGGCGCGGCCCTGCCTCTCGCCATCCTCGTCGACGTCGCCGGGAAGAGGATGAAGAAGGAATACGAACCGGTGCTGGAGAGGCGGATCCACACCTTCCTCAACTATGGCGAGGGGTCCTGGCACGTCGCCCAGCGCGACCTCATCTGGGTCCGCCTCTCGAAGGAGGCGGTGGCGAAGGGTGTGCGGGTGCGCCACCTCGGCACCCTCCTTGCCGGCAGGTTCAGGGCCGACTTCCCTGACCTCATCGACGCCGTGGCGGTGACCCTGATCACCGAGGACGCCGCCGTCCTCGCCGCCCGCACGGCGGCGGAGGAGGTCTACAGGCAGAGGGACGAGAGGATCGCCGGCATGAAGGACGGCGACGCCGCCCTCTTCTACTCCTGCACCCTCTGCCAGACCTTCGCCCCGAACCATGTCTGCATCATCACGCCCGAGCGCCCGGCCCTCTGCGGGGCGATCACCTGGCTGGACGCCCAGATAGCCCACGAGATCGCACCTGCCGGCGCGAACCAGCCCGTGGAGAAGGGCGAGGTCGTCGACAGCCTCACGGGCGAGTTCGCCGGGGTGAACAGATTCGTGAAGAAGGCCTCCCACGGGACGGTGGAGCGGGTCTGCCTGTACGGGATGATGGAGTACCCGATGACGGCCTGCGGCTGTTTCGAGGCGGTGGCGGCGGTGCTCCCGGAGACAAACGGGGTCGTGATCGTCACCAGGGAGTACAGGGGCGAGACGCCCCTCGGCATGACCTTCTCCACCCTGGCCGGGACGATCGGGGGCGGGGCACAGACGCCGGGTTTCCTCGGGATCTCAAGGAACTACATCCTTTCGGACCGCTTCCTCAGGGCCGAGGGGGGGATCGCTCGGGTGGTCTGGATGCCCGCCCACCTGAAGGAAGAACTGGGGGAGAGGTTGCGGCAGGTGCTCGCCGCACGCGGCATGCCCGATCTTTTCGAGAGGATCGCGGACGAGAGGACGACGACGACCCTGGAGGACCTCGTCGCCTTCCTGGAGACACACGGCCACCCGGCGCTGGAGATGGACCCGATCATCTGA
- a CDS encoding acetyl-CoA decarbonylase/synthase complex subunit delta yields the protein MTERITEVAVGATRTEGGTRTRSYRVGGASALPGMGDAGSMPLVALEICDDPALWPTVVLEEVGDLAGDLAGWAKAAEESWGADLIRLVLTSTRRRGFDDPAAAGRAVEEVLAATGLPLVVEGSIDPALDTEVFRRCGEAGEGERLLLGTAEAERYRSVAAAALAYGHAVVAQTPIDINLAKQLNILLRETGVPHDRIVIDPYTGALGYGFEYSYSVMERVRTAALAGDADLAMPMISAAQDSLTVREVREAPDEERVETAVRWEFYAAFAAAVAGAGIVCVRHPRTVGALKKAIADLWGGEGWR from the coding sequence ATGACAGAGAGGATCACGGAGGTGGCGGTCGGCGCCACCAGGACTGAGGGAGGGACGAGGACGCGGTCGTACAGGGTCGGCGGGGCGTCGGCCCTTCCCGGCATGGGCGACGCGGGGAGCATGCCCCTCGTCGCCCTGGAGATCTGCGACGACCCGGCCCTCTGGCCGACAGTCGTGCTGGAGGAGGTCGGCGACCTTGCCGGCGACCTCGCCGGCTGGGCGAAGGCCGCGGAGGAGAGTTGGGGGGCCGACCTCATTCGCCTCGTGCTGACGAGCACGCGGCGGCGGGGTTTCGACGACCCGGCCGCGGCAGGGCGAGCGGTCGAGGAGGTGCTCGCCGCCACCGGCCTCCCCCTCGTCGTCGAGGGGAGCATCGATCCCGCCCTGGACACCGAGGTCTTCAGGCGGTGCGGGGAGGCCGGCGAGGGGGAGAGACTCCTCCTCGGCACTGCGGAGGCCGAGAGGTATCGCTCTGTCGCGGCCGCCGCCCTTGCCTACGGCCACGCCGTCGTCGCCCAGACCCCGATCGACATCAACCTGGCAAAACAGTTGAACATCCTGCTGCGGGAGACAGGCGTGCCGCATGACCGGATCGTCATCGACCCGTACACCGGCGCCCTGGGGTACGGCTTCGAGTACTCGTACTCGGTGATGGAGCGGGTCCGCACCGCCGCCCTCGCGGGCGACGCCGACCTTGCGATGCCGATGATCAGCGCCGCCCAGGACTCCCTCACGGTGAGGGAGGTGCGGGAGGCCCCGGATGAAGAGAGGGTGGAGACGGCGGTGCGGTGGGAGTTCTATGCCGCCTTCGCCGCGGCCGTGGCCGGCGCCGGCATCGTCTGCGTCCGCCACCCCCGCACCGTCGGGGCGCTCAAAAAGGCGATCGCCGACCTGTGGGGGGGAGAAGGATGGCGATGA
- the acsC gene encoding acetyl-CoA decarbonylase/synthase complex subunit gamma, producing MKALEVYKLLPKTNCKECGFPTCLAFAMKLAAGGVDPERCPYLDEETKALLGGATRPPVRAATVGVGARSFTVGEEIVMFRHEKTFYHRPGIMVCAGDTSPLEEVRRNAEEVRDLVVHRVGQDLTLDGIALRCESGDPDRFAAASMAVGECGDLPRLLIAADPDAHAAALRVCGQFLPLIHAANPENHEEMAALAKRYGCPLVVRAGTPEGLADLAARCTAAGARAILLDPAPRTMGDFVARASHLREHAVTRASPDLGYPLYLDTTALGTDAALAAGILRYAGVIVVPPLPRPSLLAALTLRQNIYTDPQKPIQVTPGIYPVNNPGRDAPVLLSVNFSLTYFTLLGYLEAGKVPCYLFVVDTAGLSVLTAVAGGKLDEDVVKKSIKSMGLAGTVDHRTIVIPGYAAPLSGRIEDATGWTVRVGPRDAAEIAEFLEKEE from the coding sequence ATGAAGGCGCTCGAGGTCTACAAACTCCTGCCGAAGACGAACTGCAAGGAGTGCGGTTTTCCGACCTGCCTCGCCTTCGCGATGAAACTCGCCGCCGGGGGCGTCGACCCCGAACGCTGCCCGTACCTCGACGAGGAGACGAAGGCCCTCCTCGGCGGGGCGACTCGCCCGCCTGTGCGAGCGGCGACTGTCGGCGTCGGCGCCCGTTCCTTCACCGTCGGCGAGGAGATCGTGATGTTCAGACACGAGAAGACCTTCTACCACCGCCCCGGCATCATGGTCTGCGCCGGCGACACCTCGCCGCTGGAGGAGGTGAGGAGGAACGCGGAGGAGGTGCGCGACCTCGTCGTCCACCGGGTCGGGCAGGACCTGACCCTCGACGGCATCGCGCTCAGGTGCGAGAGCGGCGACCCGGACCGCTTTGCCGCGGCCTCCATGGCCGTCGGGGAGTGCGGCGACCTCCCCCGCCTCCTCATCGCGGCAGACCCCGACGCCCACGCGGCGGCCCTCCGGGTCTGCGGCCAGTTCCTCCCCCTCATCCACGCGGCGAACCCGGAGAACCACGAGGAGATGGCGGCCCTCGCGAAGCGCTACGGGTGCCCCCTCGTCGTCAGGGCCGGGACTCCCGAGGGGCTTGCAGACCTCGCCGCCCGGTGCACCGCCGCCGGCGCCAGGGCCATCCTTCTCGACCCGGCCCCGCGGACGATGGGGGACTTCGTGGCGCGGGCATCGCACCTCAGGGAGCACGCGGTGACGAGGGCGTCGCCCGACCTCGGCTATCCCCTCTATCTCGACACCACGGCCCTCGGGACAGACGCCGCGCTCGCCGCCGGCATCCTCAGGTACGCCGGCGTGATCGTCGTCCCGCCCCTGCCGCGGCCCTCCCTCCTCGCCGCCCTCACCCTCCGCCAGAACATCTACACAGACCCGCAGAAGCCCATCCAGGTGACGCCCGGCATCTACCCGGTGAACAACCCGGGCAGGGACGCACCCGTCCTCCTCTCGGTGAACTTCTCCCTCACCTACTTCACCCTCCTCGGCTACCTGGAGGCCGGGAAGGTCCCCTGCTACCTCTTCGTCGTGGACACCGCGGGACTCTCCGTCCTGACGGCGGTCGCCGGCGGAAAACTCGACGAAGACGTGGTGAAAAAGTCGATCAAGTCCATGGGCCTTGCCGGGACCGTGGACCACCGCACCATCGTCATCCCGGGCTACGCCGCACCCCTTTCAGGGAGGATCGAGGATGCAACCGGGTGGACGGTGCGGGTCGGGCCGCGCGACGCCGCGGAGATCGCAGAGTTCCTGGAGAAGGAGGAATAG
- a CDS encoding ASKHA domain-containing protein, which yields MPVITFLPGYRKARVPQGATVLEAAQKAGLVMNVVCGGQGKCGKCIVRVESGETTFDREKFGVLFAAAELDAGTCLACQTHVFSDARIDVPARTLVQEQKILVDARPLDVPVHPLVRKYALVLAPPTLDDPSSDLARLLEGVEHSGGPAAAKVYAPLDVLRKIPVVLRHGRWRCTATVALVPGGYRLINVEEGDTAARLYGAAVDLGTTTVVAYLWDLAGGRVLSTASNYNRQISCGEDILSRVNYAKKNGTGRLQELAAASINTALTAAADAAGIDLEDIYEVMVAGNTVMTHLLLGIDPAYMIAEPYVPVVRRTFSTTGQRLGLSVAPTAGVFTFPAVSNFIGGDIVADILTSGMADQDEVSLLIDIGTNFEAVLGGRDWMLACAGAAGPALEGGEVLFGMRANPGAIERVRVDEATLEPAFETINDVPPVGICGSGLIDLLAGLIRACVIDRTGQINTGIDHPRIRMGRHFPEYVVAWEKESGAGKDIVITGHDIRNLILSKAAVLAACITLMDAAGIAHDDLATVFFSGAFGNYIDKENAVTIGLIPEVPLGRVRNLGNGAITGANQALVSKERRNALDRIARTITYIELNADPGFMDRYTQSCFLPHTDLSLFPTVQRVLEECRLRRGAQWQG from the coding sequence ATGCCGGTCATCACCTTCCTGCCGGGCTACAGGAAGGCCCGGGTCCCGCAGGGCGCCACGGTGCTGGAGGCGGCGCAGAAGGCCGGCCTCGTGATGAACGTCGTCTGCGGCGGGCAGGGGAAGTGCGGCAAGTGCATCGTCCGCGTCGAGAGCGGGGAGACGACCTTCGACCGGGAGAAGTTCGGTGTCCTCTTTGCTGCCGCAGAACTCGATGCCGGCACCTGCCTCGCATGCCAGACCCACGTCTTCAGCGACGCCCGCATCGATGTCCCGGCGCGGACGCTGGTGCAGGAGCAGAAGATCCTGGTCGATGCCAGACCTCTCGACGTCCCTGTCCACCCGTTGGTGCGGAAGTACGCCCTCGTTCTGGCGCCGCCCACCCTGGATGACCCCTCGTCCGACCTCGCACGGCTCCTCGAAGGGGTGGAGCACAGCGGGGGACCGGCGGCGGCGAAGGTCTACGCGCCCCTGGACGTGCTCAGGAAGATCCCGGTCGTCCTCCGCCACGGCAGGTGGCGGTGCACGGCGACTGTCGCCCTGGTGCCGGGCGGTTACCGCCTGATCAATGTCGAGGAAGGAGACACGGCGGCACGGCTGTACGGGGCGGCGGTGGACCTCGGGACGACGACGGTCGTCGCCTACCTCTGGGACCTCGCCGGCGGCCGCGTCCTCTCGACGGCCTCGAACTACAACAGGCAGATCTCCTGCGGCGAGGACATCCTCTCCCGCGTGAACTATGCGAAGAAGAACGGCACCGGCCGCCTCCAGGAACTCGCCGCGGCGAGCATCAACACCGCCCTCACCGCGGCGGCCGACGCCGCAGGGATCGACCTCGAAGACATCTACGAGGTGATGGTCGCCGGCAACACCGTGATGACCCACCTCCTCCTCGGCATCGACCCGGCCTACATGATCGCCGAACCGTACGTCCCCGTGGTGAGGCGGACGTTCTCGACGACGGGGCAGCGTCTCGGCCTCTCCGTCGCCCCGACTGCCGGGGTCTTCACCTTCCCCGCGGTCTCGAACTTCATCGGCGGCGACATCGTCGCCGACATCCTCACCTCGGGGATGGCCGACCAGGACGAGGTCTCCCTCCTCATCGACATCGGCACCAACTTCGAGGCGGTCCTCGGCGGGCGGGACTGGATGCTCGCCTGCGCCGGGGCGGCCGGACCGGCCCTGGAGGGCGGGGAGGTGCTCTTCGGGATGCGGGCGAACCCGGGGGCGATCGAGAGGGTGCGGGTCGACGAGGCGACCCTCGAACCCGCCTTCGAGACGATCAACGACGTCCCGCCCGTCGGCATCTGCGGGTCGGGTTTGATCGACCTCCTCGCCGGCCTGATCCGCGCCTGCGTCATCGACAGGACAGGACAGATCAACACGGGCATCGACCACCCGCGGATACGCATGGGCCGCCATTTCCCCGAGTACGTCGTCGCATGGGAGAAAGAGAGCGGGGCGGGGAAGGACATCGTGATCACCGGACACGACATCAGGAACCTGATCCTGAGCAAGGCGGCGGTGCTGGCGGCCTGCATCACCCTGATGGACGCGGCCGGGATCGCCCACGACGACCTCGCCACCGTCTTCTTCTCCGGGGCCTTCGGGAATTACATCGACAAGGAGAACGCCGTCACCATCGGCCTCATCCCCGAGGTGCCTCTCGGCAGGGTGCGGAACCTGGGGAACGGGGCGATCACCGGGGCGAACCAGGCCCTCGTCAGCAAGGAGAGGAGGAATGCCCTCGACAGGATCGCACGGACGATCACCTACATCGAACTGAACGCGGACCCGGGGTTCATGGACAGGTACACGCAGAGTTGTTTCCTCCCCCACACCGACCTATCTCTCTTCCCGACGGTGCAGAGGGTGCTCGAAGAGTGCAGGCTGCGGAGGGGGGCGCAATGGCAGGGGTGA
- a CDS encoding AAA family ATPase translates to MRPCTVAIAGKGGTGKTTIAALLVDSLVAAGVRPVLAVDADPNANLHEAMGVAVEETLGTMREEAFTRGIPPGMDRRAYIGYRFRRVLVEAGGFDLLAMGRPEGTGCYCFANDLLRECVDSLVQDYRCVVIDAEAGMEHVSRGTVGAPDVLLVVSDPSARGLRTALRIRDLAVSLGLDEGRIFLVVNRSKGEEVADGPLPRAAVVPYDRAIEEADVAGRPVISVPPESPARAAVEGLRRWVWERYR, encoded by the coding sequence ATGAGGCCCTGCACCGTGGCGATCGCCGGCAAAGGCGGGACAGGGAAGACAACGATCGCCGCCCTCCTGGTGGACTCCCTCGTCGCCGCCGGCGTGCGGCCTGTCCTCGCGGTGGACGCGGACCCGAATGCCAACCTCCACGAGGCGATGGGGGTCGCCGTCGAGGAGACTCTCGGCACGATGCGGGAGGAGGCGTTCACCCGCGGCATCCCGCCGGGAATGGACAGGCGGGCCTACATCGGCTACAGGTTCAGGCGGGTGCTCGTCGAGGCCGGGGGCTTCGACCTCCTGGCGATGGGGAGGCCTGAAGGGACAGGGTGCTACTGTTTCGCAAACGACCTCCTCCGCGAGTGCGTCGACTCGCTGGTACAGGACTACCGGTGCGTCGTCATCGACGCCGAGGCCGGCATGGAGCACGTCTCCCGCGGCACCGTCGGGGCGCCAGACGTCCTCCTCGTCGTCTCCGATCCCTCGGCCCGCGGCCTGCGGACTGCCCTGCGGATCCGGGACCTCGCCGTCTCTCTCGGCCTCGACGAGGGGCGGATCTTCCTTGTCGTCAACCGCTCGAAAGGGGAAGAGGTGGCCGACGGCCCCCTCCCCCGCGCCGCCGTCGTCCCGTACGACCGGGCAATCGAGGAGGCCGACGTCGCGGGCCGTCCGGTCATCTCCGTCCCGCCGGAGAGTCCGGCGCGGGCGGCGGTGGAGGGGCTTCGCCGGTGGGTGTGGGAGAGATATAGATGA
- the purB gene encoding adenylosuccinate lyase produces MAIHPIDYRYGTPEMKAVWGEENRFRCIVAAEVALAQAEAACGVIPADAAATIKECAGEATLARANEIEAEINHDMMAVVKAVTEVCGDAGRWIHFGATSNDILDTATGLQMKAAMDLVEEKLQKLLAVLLRRAEETKNLVCVARTHGQHGVPTTYGLRFAIWASEVGRHIERLREMRPRVAVGQLTGAVGTQAALGMKGLEVQPAMMAYLGLSAVDVSNQVISRDRYAEYVLFLANMATTLDKIGVEIRSLQRTEIAEVEEAFGKKQVGSSTMPHKRNPIKSEQVCGLARIVRSMVEPALQNNTLWDERDLTNSSCERVVFPEASVLADHILNVMTRVLDRLNIREENIRKNLDLLHGVNLAESVMIELTRRGMGRQDAHEAVRVASMTALAEKRSIAGVLEENPKVAAVLSSEEIAVLLNPDNYIGTAVEQVECVVEKLRPLSA; encoded by the coding sequence ATGGCGATCCACCCGATAGACTACCGGTACGGCACTCCGGAGATGAAGGCCGTCTGGGGCGAAGAGAACCGGTTCAGGTGCATAGTGGCGGCGGAGGTCGCGCTTGCACAGGCCGAGGCGGCGTGCGGCGTGATCCCGGCCGATGCCGCGGCGACGATCAAGGAGTGCGCGGGAGAGGCCACCCTCGCACGGGCGAACGAGATCGAGGCCGAGATCAACCACGACATGATGGCCGTCGTCAAGGCCGTCACCGAGGTCTGCGGCGACGCCGGGCGCTGGATCCACTTCGGCGCCACCTCGAACGACATCCTGGACACGGCCACCGGCCTCCAGATGAAGGCGGCGATGGACCTGGTCGAGGAGAAACTCCAGAAACTCCTCGCGGTCCTCCTCCGCCGCGCCGAGGAGACGAAGAACCTCGTCTGCGTGGCCCGCACCCACGGCCAGCACGGCGTGCCGACGACCTACGGCCTGCGGTTTGCGATCTGGGCGAGCGAGGTCGGCAGGCACATCGAGCGCCTCCGCGAGATGCGGCCCAGAGTTGCGGTCGGCCAGCTCACCGGCGCCGTCGGGACGCAGGCGGCCCTGGGCATGAAGGGGCTTGAAGTGCAGCCCGCGATGATGGCGTACCTCGGCCTCTCGGCCGTCGACGTCTCCAACCAGGTGATCTCCCGCGACCGGTATGCGGAGTACGTCCTCTTCCTGGCGAACATGGCCACCACCCTGGACAAGATCGGGGTCGAGATCAGGTCGCTCCAGAGGACAGAGATCGCCGAGGTCGAGGAGGCCTTCGGCAAGAAGCAGGTCGGGTCCTCGACGATGCCCCACAAGAGGAACCCGATCAAGAGCGAGCAGGTCTGCGGCCTCGCCCGCATCGTCCGCTCGATGGTCGAACCCGCCCTCCAGAACAACACCCTCTGGGACGAGCGCGACCTCACCAACTCCTCCTGCGAGAGGGTGGTCTTCCCCGAGGCCTCGGTCCTCGCGGACCACATCCTCAACGTGATGACCCGCGTCCTCGACCGCCTGAACATCAGGGAGGAGAACATCAGGAAGAACCTCGACCTCCTCCACGGCGTGAACCTGGCCGAGTCGGTGATGATCGAACTGACCCGGCGGGGCATGGGCAGGCAGGACGCCCACGAGGCCGTCCGTGTGGCGAGCATGACCGCCCTCGCGGAGAAGAGGAGCATCGCCGGCGTCCTCGAAGAGAACCCAAAGGTCGCGGCTGTCCTCTCCTCCGAAGAGATCGCCGTCCTTCTCAACCCTGACAACTACATCGGCACCGCGGTCGAGCAGGTCGAGTGCGTCGTCGAAAAACTCAGGCCCCTCTCGGCCTGA
- a CDS encoding PGF-pre-PGF domain-containing protein produces NTATNGGGGTYFAASHNAALTNTTFENNTAARIGGGAYFESSTGAVLTHTTFTNNTATNGGGGAFFISSTGAVITNCRFDNPTNIFAENSTGVLNATRTAGTNIAGGPYLGGNLWLTDPARNISEWCADADFDGICDQTLEIPNLGTDALPLVYGGTVAVSSTPAGASVHVDGVNTTRTTDTFLYLPVGDHTITVSLAGYVTPAEKTVTVVSGPNAPLSFSLQPVPTPTPTPTPTPTQTPHSPSSGGGHSDVSAGTASNIPTGGHASFAVQNSAIYEVGVTAGETIPEVLLTVEKRGLPSGVDAPAGAVYEYDEVTLYRTTDAALAGASLNFTVPKSWLEAKGFAPEDVVLYRYHDGAWHALPTHLVGEDAYGYSFTAESPGFSLFAIGIAESGPETTATATVTPTVTATALPVTTPAATATTPQQSPLPFGLAVLAAGAALLLRGRRG; encoded by the coding sequence AACACGGCAACGAACGGCGGCGGCGGTACGTATTTCGCGGCGTCCCACAATGCCGCCCTGACAAACACCACCTTTGAGAACAACACGGCAGCACGGATCGGTGGCGGTGCGTATTTCGAGTCTTCCACCGGTGCCGTCCTGACACACACGACCTTCACGAACAACACGGCAACGAACGGCGGCGGTGGTGCGTTCTTCATCAGTTCCACCGGTGCCGTCATCACCAACTGTCGCTTCGACAACCCCACCAACATCTTTGCAGAAAACTCCACCGGCGTCCTCAACGCCACCCGCACCGCCGGCACGAACATCGCGGGCGGGCCGTACCTCGGCGGCAACCTCTGGCTGACTGACCCCGCCCGGAACATCTCGGAGTGGTGTGCGGACGCGGACTTCGACGGCATCTGCGATCAGACGCTGGAGATCCCGAACCTCGGCACCGACGCCCTCCCGCTGGTGTACGGCGGGACGGTGGCAGTCTCCTCGACGCCTGCCGGTGCGTCCGTCCATGTGGACGGCGTGAATACCACCCGCACAACCGACACCTTCCTCTACCTCCCTGTCGGCGACCACACGATCACCGTCTCCCTTGCAGGGTACGTGACCCCCGCCGAAAAGACGGTGACGGTCGTCTCTGGCCCGAACGCACCCCTTTCCTTCTCCCTGCAACCGGTGCCGACGCCAACGCCGACGCCAACGCCGACGCCGACACAGACGCCCCATTCCCCCAGTTCCGGCGGCGGTCACTCCGATGTCTCGGCCGGTACGGCGAGCAACATCCCGACAGGCGGTCACGCCTCCTTCGCAGTGCAGAACTCCGCGATCTATGAAGTGGGAGTGACCGCCGGGGAGACGATCCCTGAAGTCCTCCTCACCGTGGAGAAGAGAGGCCTGCCCTCGGGCGTCGATGCCCCGGCCGGTGCGGTCTATGAATACGACGAAGTGACCCTGTACCGCACCACGGACGCCGCCCTCGCGGGTGCGTCCCTGAACTTCACCGTCCCGAAGTCATGGCTGGAAGCGAAGGGTTTCGCCCCCGAAGACGTGGTGCTGTATCGGTATCACGACGGCGCCTGGCACGCCCTCCCGACCCATCTCGTCGGCGAGGACGCGTACGGCTACTCCTTCACCGCCGAGAGCCCCGGCTTCTCCCTCTTCGCGATCGGGATCGCAGAGTCCGGGCCTGAGACGACGGCGACCGCGACCGTGACGCCGACCGTGACCGCGACCGCACTCCCGGTCACGACCCCCGCCGCCACGGCCACCACGCCGCAGCAGAGCCCCCTCCCCTTCGGGCTTGCGGTCCTTGCAGCCGGTGCCGCCCTCCTCCTCAGGGGAAGGCGGGGATAG